The Armatimonadota bacterium genome contains the following window.
TATAACGAAATGCTTCCATCCCTCCCAATCAACCTTAATAGGTATGTTAAAGTAATCGCTACCTTCACTTTCTGAGTTTTCCGAACCTAAAACAATCATAAAGGCAGAACCAGTTGCTTTTTTGGAATGTAAAGCAAACTCTAAGCAACTGAAATTGCTCCAATCATGCGGAATATTTTCTGTTTTCACAACCGCCGATTTCGACTGGTCCCATTTCGCGGAAGGTGAACCATTATAAGTTAAAGCAGGGTCTGCAATCAGGCCTTGCCAAGATGAAAGGTCCGATAGATTACATAGTTCAAAAGATTTTGCTAGCATGTTGGACCTATCCGATAAGAAAAGCAAAATAAAAATAAGAAAAATAAAGAGCTTCATCTTCATTCTCCTCTAGGAATTCTTGCGCATGCATTGTACACCAATCGCTCGGTGCAAGACAATAAGCCTACCTACTTTGATGGATAAATCGCTCACATTCAAAATCAGGTTTAAGAATTGCTGCGTTTAGGAAAGCATTAAATGCAAATTTGAAACAATTTGGGAGGAAAAGAATATGGCTACCGTTGCGATAATTGCCTTAATTTTGGTGATAATTGGCGCTCTAAACTGGCTACTTGTAGCGCTCTTCAATTTCAACTTAGTATCTGCAATTTTTGGAGAACGTAGCGCGGCGGCGAAGGTAATTTATGTTCTCGTGGGAATCGCAGGGCTTTATACAATCTACCTGTTGACCTTGATTCCAAGCGCTATGGCACAGTCCAGACCGGGTTATTGACAACACCCCAACCCGCAGTGCATAAGTTTGTGTAAGTAGAAAGGCTAATTAAACCTTTCCACAAAACTGGAATTCTTTTGCTTACGGCGAAAGTTGTCGAACCCAAATGTTTCGATAACGAACGCGGTTCCCGTGGTCTTGCAACATAATTGGACCAATAGCAGCCTTTTCGCTTCCCAGCGCGGCAGCAGTTGCTCCAGGAACTTCTAAATTATCGTGAATTAGCACACCATTTTGGAAAACGGTCAATCGCGCTTTGCTAGTTTGCTTTCCTTCGGCATCAAATTTCGGTGCATGGAAAACTATGTCGTAAGTTTGCCACTGCTCAGGAGGTCTGCACGCATTTACCAATGGAGCTGCAACACCATAAATGGCGCCACAGTCGTTGTCCTGACTCTTAAGACCATACGAATCTAATACTTGTATCTCAAACTTGCCTTGGAGGTAAACTCCGCTATTTGCACGTGCTTGGCCCTTTGCATCCGCCATTAGAGGCAGCCAAAACTCGATATGGAGCTGACAGTCACCGAATTCTCGCTTAGTGCAGATGTTGCCAGTACCTGGAACAACTTCCATATACCCATTCTCCACCTTCCATTTTGCTGGACCGTTCGAGCTTGCGCTAACCCACTCGGAAAGGCTGGAACCGTCAAATAGCACAATAGCATCCGCTGGACGAGTTTCGTCCCCGGTAAATAAAGGGTCTGTAGAAGCAAAAGAAGCACCATCTAAAAATAGAAAAACAGTAAACAAAGCTATCTTGAAAATAGACAAAGTAAACCCTCCAAAGTAATTAGAATTAAAATTTTCGCCAAAACTTTGAATGATGCAATCAAAATTCCGTCACGCCTGTGAAGCGAAAGCCCCGTGCTTTGATTGCAGGAACCACTGCCCACTCACCGCGCATAGTATCCTTCGAAATCATCTCCACATTCGAGAAACGCTCGAGTATGCTGTCGGTGAATCGAAGGTTCTTTACTGGCTTTGTGATTTTTCCATCCTCAATTAAGAAAGTTCCATCGCGTGTCATGCCCGTGAACAACGTGAGTATAGGGTGAATTGTGTTTGTGTAATGGAATCTGGTAACGAAAATCCCCTTTTTTGTGCTAGCTATCATCTCATCAATTGAGGAATCTCCTGGCTCCAAGAACAAGTTCGTAGGAAATGGGCCATAGGTACCAGGACCACCAATGCTGTGCCCTGTAGATTCCTTGCCTTCTTTATATGCAGTATAGGAATCGTAGACAACCGCATTGGCAATCCCTTTAACAATTAGGTCTACCCTTTGTTTCGGCACACCTTCTGCATCAAAGGGCCGTGGGAGCCCGCGTGTATCCAACCCATCATCCCAAATGGTAATGTTTTTTCCGGTTATCTGCTGACCGAATTTCCCGCACATAAAGCTCCGACCCTCTTGCACAGCAAGAGCACTAAACCCTAAATCAGCAAGAAGGATAACCATTTCTTCAACTGCATAAGGAAGCAAAACGACGTCATATTCGCCAGGCTCTATTTTTACTGGATTCTGCCCCCGCACAGCGCGAGTAGCCGCCTCAACTGCTGCGCTAATTGGATTTAGATCGCCAATTCGCTGGGAAACTTGCTCAGCAAACCCATGGCCACTGTCTGAAGTCATCACGGTGCTCAGTCGTGCTCTCGTCATTGCATTGTACGCATTAACGCCCAGAGTATTAACAACCGCAAACTCTTGGTAACCATTGGAAAGCAAGCCGGCAGCCGATGCGCCCTGTTTTCTTGCCTCCGATATTAGTTGCGCAACCGCAGATGCTCTGTCTTCAGGACCAAATAAAGCGGTTTGTTGATCATAGGTATCTATTGGGGTAATTGGTTTCGGATGTGGCAGAGAAACAAAATCTGGATTTTCTGCAGAATGCTGAGCAAAAGCAACAGCCTTTTTAACTACAGAACATATCGCTTCATCGTCAAGTTTGTTTGTTGTTGCATAACCAATTCGTTTGCCAATTATAGCCCTGACCGCTAAACAAGCATTTTTCTCAAATACATTTTGATGAATAAAGGAGTTTGCAAATCGAGTTAGCGACGATTCTCCGATGGTGATAGAAGCTTCGGTCATATCGGCATTCGAATATTCAACAACCTTATTAAGTATCTCTAATACCTTCTCCTTGCCCAGCATCTCTATTCCTCCGATTCCTCTTGCGATTCCACTACGCCTATGCGTACATTTTGGAATCTCGCAGGCGCTACACCATGTCCAACGTGCGCAGCTTGTCCAGGTTGTCCTTTACCACAATTGGGGATACCCCAAAGATGCCATTCATCCTCTCCGGCAATAGCATCACAGTTCCCCCAAAACTCATATGTGATGCCCGTGTATGTTGCGTTCTTGAATAATTTCCCCAGCGAACCATCCTCAATGTCGTAGGCAAATTCTGTAGCAAACTGGAAATTAAGGCGCATATCATCAATGCTCCAAGATACAACGGTTCCTGCATAAAGTCCCCGTTTAGTATCTTCTATCATTTCGTCAAGGGTCCAATCACCAGGCATTAAATTGATATTTGTCATTCTAATTAGCGGAATTCTATTCCATCCGTCCGCCCTCATTGCGCCACTACTTCGCTGGCCAAGCTTCTCAGCTGTCTCGCGCGAAGTGAGATACCCAACGAAAACGCCTTCATCAATTATGTCCACACATTGAGCAGGCACACCCTCATCATCATAGAAGAAGCTACCTAAGCCACCGGGTATAGTTGCATCTGCTACTATGTTTACAATGTCCGACCCATATTTGAAATTGCCCAGTTTTTCTGGCGTTAGGAAGCTCGTTCCTGCGTACGATGCCTCAGTGCCAAATACCCTATCAAGCTCAATTGGATGACCGCAGGACTCATGAACTTGCAGGGCAAGCATGGAACCTTCAAGAATTAGCGCACGAGTATCCGAGGGACATTGCGGTGCGGTAAGAAGCTGAGCTGCTTCCTTTGCCACCCGCTCGGCATTTCCAACAAGGTCCCATGCCTCGACAAATTCATAACCTGCCGTCGCGAAATCACCACCGAACGATGCTGGGTAAGAACGCTTTTGCACTTCGCCTTCGCTTACAGCTGTTGCCTCTATCCCTGCTCCGCTTTCTGTTTTCACTTGCTCAATGTACGAACCTTCTGTGCTCGCAAAAATTTGTTCTGTCCGCCAAAATTGCATAGAGGCCTCAGAAACTTTTATCTCAGGTGTTTGCTGAATAATGTGGTCAGCGTCTAATAATAGGCTAATCTTTTCCTCAATTGGAATCTCAAATGGGTCCTTCTTAATTTCCCATTCAAACCTGCCCTCTGCCGGCTCTACCGGCGCAAGTTTGACAGGCTCATGCTCGACGCTAGCTGATGCTTTCGCTATTCGGACAGCTAATTCGGCAACCCTATCTACTTCCTCTGGCGTAATCTCCAAGCTGCTCGCAAATCCCCATGCTCCATCAGCAACCACTCGTATACCAAATCCCTCATCAGTCGAAGATTCCAAAGCTTCTACTTTGCCGTTCTTTGTGCTAAGAGACTCATTAGTGCGTCGAACTATGCGAATGTCGCCGTAGCTCGCACCCAGCTGCCGAACCTTGTCCAATGCCCTGTCGGTTAATTCCTTCACTTATGCCGCCCTCCTATTCCCACGGGTTCGGTTTACGTTATATCCGCAATCCAATAGGCCAAAACATACCTGAGGTATATTGCCTAATAATCACTAGATTTCCTGCTTTCTCGTTACCCAACTGCAAAAAATCTGAAGCTCAGAAACTATCTCTTTGGTTTTCCAAACGCAAGGGTACCGCCAAGATGAGCCAAGTGGTAGGCCAGCCTACATAGCGCAGCGGCTGAAACCATTGAAAGAAACATAGATGCAACATACCTAGTGTGCGGAAGCGCCTGTGCCACAAAGAAGGTTGGAGCCGATGAAATAATTGCAAGCAAAAGTCCTAGGGTTATTATCTGCCAATCCTGCCTAGCTTCCCACGCTGCTAAAAGCCAAAATCCACAAGCTATTATCGCTGGCAACGCCCCATCAGGCAAGAGCAACCTTGTCATCGAAACCTGCCATGGTATTGCAAGCTGATGAGCATCTGCAACTACTCCTACGGTAAATGCAACCAACATGCCGATTAGTTTGTATACC
Protein-coding sequences here:
- a CDS encoding DUF378 domain-containing protein, giving the protein MATVAIIALILVIIGALNWLLVALFNFNLVSAIFGERSAAAKVIYVLVGIAGLYTIYLLTLIPSAMAQSRPGY
- a CDS encoding TldD/PmbA family protein, whose amino-acid sequence is MLGKEKVLEILNKVVEYSNADMTEASITIGESSLTRFANSFIHQNVFEKNACLAVRAIIGKRIGYATTNKLDDEAICSVVKKAVAFAQHSAENPDFVSLPHPKPITPIDTYDQQTALFGPEDRASAVAQLISEARKQGASAAGLLSNGYQEFAVVNTLGVNAYNAMTRARLSTVMTSDSGHGFAEQVSQRIGDLNPISAAVEAATRAVRGQNPVKIEPGEYDVVLLPYAVEEMVILLADLGFSALAVQEGRSFMCGKFGQQITGKNITIWDDGLDTRGLPRPFDAEGVPKQRVDLIVKGIANAVVYDSYTAYKEGKESTGHSIGGPGTYGPFPTNLFLEPGDSSIDEMIASTKKGIFVTRFHYTNTIHPILTLFTGMTRDGTFLIEDGKITKPVKNLRFTDSILERFSNVEMISKDTMRGEWAVVPAIKARGFRFTGVTEF
- a CDS encoding DUF1080 domain-containing protein; this translates as MSIFKIALFTVFLFLDGASFASTDPLFTGDETRPADAIVLFDGSSLSEWVSASSNGPAKWKVENGYMEVVPGTGNICTKREFGDCQLHIEFWLPLMADAKGQARANSGVYLQGKFEIQVLDSYGLKSQDNDCGAIYGVAAPLVNACRPPEQWQTYDIVFHAPKFDAEGKQTSKARLTVFQNGVLIHDNLEVPGATAAALGSEKAAIGPIMLQDHGNRVRYRNIWVRQLSP
- a CDS encoding TldD/PmbA family protein: MKELTDRALDKVRQLGASYGDIRIVRRTNESLSTKNGKVEALESSTDEGFGIRVVADGAWGFASSLEITPEEVDRVAELAVRIAKASASVEHEPVKLAPVEPAEGRFEWEIKKDPFEIPIEEKISLLLDADHIIQQTPEIKVSEASMQFWRTEQIFASTEGSYIEQVKTESGAGIEATAVSEGEVQKRSYPASFGGDFATAGYEFVEAWDLVGNAERVAKEAAQLLTAPQCPSDTRALILEGSMLALQVHESCGHPIELDRVFGTEASYAGTSFLTPEKLGNFKYGSDIVNIVADATIPGGLGSFFYDDEGVPAQCVDIIDEGVFVGYLTSRETAEKLGQRSSGAMRADGWNRIPLIRMTNINLMPGDWTLDEMIEDTKRGLYAGTVVSWSIDDMRLNFQFATEFAYDIEDGSLGKLFKNATYTGITYEFWGNCDAIAGEDEWHLWGIPNCGKGQPGQAAHVGHGVAPARFQNVRIGVVESQEESEE